The following nucleotide sequence is from Salvia splendens isolate huo1 chromosome 2, SspV2, whole genome shotgun sequence.
CTGAATTGGGGTTGTTTAATTCTGTGTTGCAGCTTTATATGTTGCAGAAGTTTTTCCTGCTCTTTATAAAATTGGTTAGCTAGTTAGGATAATGTGTTTTATCAGCTGAAGTTTGAAGTCTTTGATCTTGTACTTCTCAGAGTAAGAATGATTTATTGGGGCTGTTTGCTGGTTCGATTGAAACCTTTAATTGTGATTCAAATCTTCATATTAATCTTGATTAAAGAATAATCCTTGACAGAGTTCAGGCCGTTTTTCCATTGTCAAACATAATTTCATAAGTTTAACTACTCGGTCAACTGTAATACCTAATTTGGATTTGCATGAAGGAGCATTCAAAGGTGTTTCTTTTTATGTGACCATTGTTTGAGAGGGTCTGATTCAGGTCCTGCATCAGACCCGCTTACAGATAGTGCAGTGTGTTTTAGTTGAAGAATAAGATATCACACATTTATGTATCAtactaaattattaatatatgaaaatgagATTGCAACTGGTTCTAAATGTAATAATGGCTGCAGTATCTTTATGACTGAACTACTTTTTCTGTTTTCTCTAGTTTATATGATGTACTACTAACCAACTGACTCGTCTTCCTTTATCTGGATAGCAGAGCTGAATACAAtccaaaaaatgatttattagaTGAAGAATTTTTGCTAAAAGGGAAGTGGTACCAGAGGAAAGATTTGGAGGTAAGCTGTTCTCATTCATAGCCAGTCATACCACATCAGTTTCCTTGCTGCCAGCATTGTGTCTATCACCActagttttagatttttatatGCTTCCCTTAGATTGGCTCTCGCCGACATACTTGCCTATGTACTACATGCTATATCTGCTGCTACCGGGCTTTCTTACTATTTCTTGATGTCATGCCAACATCTTGCTATTGGGTATAAAATTAATTTCCTGCTGGATTTTCTTGTAACATTAGATTTGTTATTCTTCCTCATTTTGGGAGGTTTAGATGGACCCTGAAACACTTAGGGAACTAATGTATGATtaagtaaaatatttttcttcctCGTTACCTTTCTCATTGGTCACTTATCAATTTGTCTTTTTTCATTTCTTCCTTGTGATCTTTTTCTTGAAGGATCATATGTTTCGAAACTGGTATTTTAGGTCGTGGTTGATAGGTTGGTATTGGGTGTGACTTTCTATGTTTTCTCCCCAATCCAGAAACATTTACTGAGACAAAATGATGCATTTGTCTCGCAGGTTAAAAATAGTCGAGGAGATGTTCTGCTATGTAGCCATTACATGCCCGTTGTCCCTCCTGAAGGAAAGACACTGCCCTGTGTAATCTACTGTCATGGAAATAGGTTAGTTATTCTGCTAACTGGAGAAGTCTTCTGGTGAAAGTTCTGGAACCCTTTCATCAGGGTTATTGGACTTGTTTGAATTTTATGCTATTGTAGTTAAGGTTATGATAGATAAGTTCATTTTCATTATGGCCAAAAATGTGCTGTTTAAGATTCTTTAAACAACTAAACTTATCCAGCTGGGTAGTTATGGGTTCTATTAACGAAGATAATTGGTTGTCCCCTTTTATATATCCGGCTCAACTTTACTGTTCCCTCTGCCATAAGCTCTGCTTGATCTTGGGCTTTAGCTATAGCCATTTCCTTGATCTTTGTTATACTCAGATTGTGTATGTTTAGCATGCTATCGTCTAGACGACGCACAGTAAATTTATTGAAACTTTTCCTTGTAAGTTTGAACGTGTTGAGGAGAGAGGTGAATTGGCGTATGTATTAAAACTTTATAGTACTGACAGGTAGGCACAACTAAACACTATAATGATTGGGTTTGAGTTATGAGCGCACATTTAGTGAATTGTCACATATCTTGATGAAGCAGTTCTCACTTTTTATATGACACTCAGCATATCATGTGGAAGCTTCACATATAACTTTCCCACTTTATTCCAATTCTATTCACGAATTAGCTCTTTGTCTTGGACTATCTTCAGTGGTTGCCGTACAGATGCCTGTGAAGCTGCTGTTATATTGTTGCCATCGAACATCACAGTTTTTACTCTTGACTTCTCTGGTTCTGGACTATCAGGCGGAGAGCATGTTACTTTGGGTTGGAATGAGGTAAGTGGTCTGAAAGACTGAAAGTCATATCATCTCTGCTCGTTTTTTCCGACCTCATTCTAGTGCCACTGCATATAgtccattaaaaatattttagaaTGGAGGTGGTCTAAACTTAGCATGTTTTCTATCTTTCATTATCATTGGCTATTTTTCAGGGTTTTGCTCATCTCAATTATATAATTGTATATCTATTACAAGATCCATTTTTTTGGAATGGACTTTTTTCTTCGAATTTTTACTGCATTTTACTGTTTAAATTGGGACCGATTACACCAAGAACTGAATTGAGCAGCCATGTTAGCCCTTTACCCTTATAAGCTATAACTATTAAGTCCATTTTATTTCTTTGGAAAAGATGTGGTTTTTAAGCGGCCTTGTCCGTCTGGAATTTTGTGTTGTAAAGTGTGAGACTTTGTGGATTGGCATTATCAATGAGGAAGAGAGATGATAATGCATCCAAGAATAATGAGAGAACTTAAAGTGAATAGTGTTTGGGGATGCTATATATGCCCTTAGCAAATCGTTGGTCAAACATATAACGATTAATATTGGAAGAACATAGTAAATTTGGACATATCAGAGATTTACTAGGAAATGTTTCTGGTTATTTTCTTGTTCTATGGTTCTATTAGTCAAGTTTAGATACAAAATCTCTCTGAGCCTAATTTGGTCTTCTATTTGCAGAAAGATGATCTCAAAGCTGTGGTTAATTATCTACGTGAAGATGGAAATGTTTCTTTAATTGGATTGTGGGGCCGCTCCATGGGTGCTGTTACTAGGTCATTATACTCTTTCATTCCCTAGTCTAGTGATGCTTATATATGAGTATCTTATGTATTAAAACTATGCTCTCATTCCTTTATATCTCCTATGTCCACTAACAATGAAGTTTGGTGGGACGGAACTCTTTCTGATGCATATTATTTACATTGTTCAGTCCTGGGGATTTTCAATTTCCCCCATAATTTTCATTGTTCCTCACTTTCTCTCCTTTTTTTGGGGGGGAGGGGGTTTGGATGGGCGGTTTACACACGTGTCTTTGTATTTACCTGATCTTTTGTGGTTACTTGTAAAAAGGAAGAATCATAATAGTAACTTGGAATGTGATATTTGTGTGACAAAAGCTCCTCAATGTCTTTGCTTGACACTGCTACAgaataagaaagaaaatgatAGCATTTCTGGCCATCTAGTTAAATTCCATATTCTGGTTGTTTAAATTTGTAAAGTCTAAATATCATTGCGTCATTCTTTGCTCTAGCTCTCAGATTGTCTAGATTTCCACTTGTTAActtggaaaatattttcttctttcaGCTTGATGTATGGAGCTGAGGATCCTTCAATTGCAGGAATGGTTTTGGATAGCCCCTTTTCTGATTTGGTTGATTTGATGATGGAACTGGTTGATACATACAAAGTTCGGCTCCCCAAATTCACCGTAAGCTGACCAGTTTATTGATCAAGACTTAGAATCAGTCAAGAATCctaaacattttaccttcttccTTTCACTGATCAGGCTTCTCTTCGGCTGTTCTCTTATTGTAGGTTAAGTTTGCCATCCAGTATATGAGAAAAGCTATCCAGAGGAAGGCAAAATTCGACATTATGGAGCTGAACACAATTAAGGTATCGTATCTGAACATTCATTTCAAATTGCTTATGTCTTACACCATTGTAATTCTGATACATCCATTTTTCTAATCAAGTGCATTGTTTAGTTAAATATAGTATCTTCCTTGACCTCTGCAAATTGTTCTTTAGAAGATTCGTTTCAGTAACAGTGCCAACATGAGGCTttgttaaaaatagaaaattcagCAACGTTACCAGATGTTATAACAAAACGCGACATTTTACCATGTATTTTCTAGACTTACCCAACTGGAACTCTTATCTCATCTTCAGGTTGCAAAATCTAGCTTTGTCCCAGTTCTGTTTGGCCATGCCATCGAAGATGATTTTATACAACCCCATCACTCTGATCGTGTTTTCGATGCTTATGTGGTAATAATCCCACCTTGTGaaatctttttccttttctatgTTTTGCTTCATACATAGTTTTGTTGATTGATATCATGCTCATTGTGGTTGTAACATTGTCCAGAATATCTTCAGTTACTTTTTGATTTATTGCATTTGTATCTCtatatttacaaaaaaattgatCCACAGGGAGACAAGAATATTATAAAGTTCGAGGGGGATCACAACTCTCCCCGCCCTCAGTTTTATTTTGATTCTATAAGTATTTTTTTCAACAATGTATTACAACCACCCGTGGATGAAGGAGGAAGTACCTACTTCGACTTGAGTAACGACTATTTCCCCAGGGTATATTGCTTGCTTTTCTTCAAACTTTATTCTCCTTTCATTTTGACTAAACTTGAATTGATGTCGATCAtccttttttttgttaatttcgAAACCTTCAGGGTAGATGGAGCACGGTCCAGGATTTGGAGCTTTCAGATGAATTATTGGGTTCACCTTCTGGTACGTATCGTGTTGATGCTTTTCAGTTATAGGGTCATTTTTTTAGCAGACGTGCACTGGTTCATGTTTCGTCTTATGCAGGTCCACCAGCTACTAGCACTGAGGATGCCATCAGGCAACTTCGCTCCAGGAGGCCTATGAGTGCGACTGTGGTAAGTTACAGTTTTTGAGGTGTCAAAAATTATGTTTACAAACTTTCTCGGGCAAGGAAGAACTGATACAAACCATCTCATGAGTTGATTACTAAATTTCCATGTATTTGCAGTCTATTTTAGGTTATCTGGTGGTGATGGCTGACTGGTATGTTGTTATATTCCAGGTTCCGGCAGATATCTCGTCCAAAGATAATCAACCTGACTCTGAGGTAGCTGTCTGAAAACCAGAGCTTGCTTTTTTTCAGATGTTTTCTTGCACTTAACATTGTATCTGTTGAGTTGTTCGTGTTTGTGCTTTACTACATGATTTTGCTCTATCGAATTGAATGCTGAAGGAAGTACCAATATAGTTTGAACTTTGTATTTCATTTCTGAGTGGAGAAATGGAACTCTTCTATAGAGAGGTATTCATCCATATAAAGCCACCTCCTCCAAGGAGGGAAGGGACTCAAATGAGCTCTCCCCATTACGAAGAGGAGACGGCTTAGGACTACTACAAGTCGTCGAAAAAGCAAATTGTCCGTCTCAAatggttttgttttttttttttgaaaaaaggaaaaagatagtaTGGGGATCACGTTGTAATTTTCATACAGTAAAGTATAGCATGGCCTAATGAACTAACTTCGGAGTCGGAAATGCAGTGTTCTGTTGTACAACCTGAATCATGCGTTTCACGTTTCTTCTGCAGGTGGAGAGTCGGAGCTCCGATGCTCAGCCATCGACTTCTAACATGATAAGCCTTGAATTCTCGAGAGATAGTCCTCATGGCTCGCTTGGGCCTGGATCAGTAGACgacgacgaatatgtcgagtaCTCTCTTGATATGTTGGCAGAATTTCCAAGcaatgttgaagaagaagaaagggtaTATGCAAGCAATATCCATAGATTTGAGTTCTCCtttattaacatattaaaaGCTTCGTTGCTGATATTGCTCAAACCGGTAGATGTTGATGGTGGCCATATTCGAGTCGTTGAAGGACTCAAAAGAACCATCATCGGGCGTTGGCAGCAGTTCTCCCCCTAACCTAGAACCGGCACCAAAACACGAAGCAGAAGGCACAATCTTACAACCAGAGACTTCTTCTCAAAATCCACCATCTTCCGAAGCAGAACATTCTTAAACTTGCTCTCCTAGTGATGACACGCCGAAGGCTGACACAAGTACTGTAAGCAATGCGGGTGCCCCACATCCCAAGCAAGAATAAACGACGTCTCAGATTGATGCACCGCCGGATAATCGCAGGCAGTCTGATGTCGACATGGCTGACCGGACGAAAGTCACCGTAGAGGTCGAGAAAAACCCGACAGCCAATATCATAGACGGTTTGTTGCGTCGCTGGGATATCTTCAGAAACAGATGATTTATAGTTTAGCATTTGAAGCAAACCTCCACACAGTTACCACTCTGAAATGTGATGATAAAAATGGTGTCATTTGTTGTATCTATTGGTTGAATATTCTTTCAAAGTCTTTGTACAGATGATGCAAATTTGTTTGACTTCTAATCGATCTTGAAATAATTGTTGcacattatatataattatatatatacacataaataTCAAGAATGAAAAAATGCGCTTGTATTGTTGTCATCCCTCTAACAGCTTCATTGCAGATTCAACAAGTGCAAGCATGGTCATTTTATGCCTGCAGAGGCCAACTGTTCCAGAGAAAATGTTGAAGCTCTCGAGCTCCGACGTTGTCTCTGTCACGGACTCGAGCTCCCTCGCCAACCCCAGACCTCGGAAGGCCCTCAcgttctctctctcctctttcaTCAGCCAGATGGCCAGCTCTATGGTGTACCTTCTCATGCTGGGAACCTTGATACAAGGCTGCTGATACTTGCTTAGGATCAAGAACAGCCGATTCGGAAGGTCCATCTCTCTAATCCCAACTCTCTTGAACATGCTTCTTGATTCTTGATGATCCATGAACTTGAACATGCATGATGCTGCTCCAATCATCACCTCCAGAAGCTTCCCCTCCTCTCTCATGATGGCTTCAAGAATCTGTCAACACTCTACACTGAGTTAGCATTCTCCAATTTCTTGAAAATTGAGGAATTTAGGTTGCAATAAGGTGGATGATGTTAATATACTCACAGTTGGTGCAGCAGCAGTGAGGCTCTTGAGGTGGTGAAAGCAGTCAATTCCACTAAAAGCAAAGAGATTTCTGAGAATCCTGGCTGCATTAACCTGAAGTAGTGGCGTCTCCACTGCCGTTACGAGGCGCTCATTGAGGCCGAGCTTTAGTATACCCCTGCAGGTGCTGTCACTCTCCAACGCCAGCATCGCGAGAGCCTCGCCTGCAGCAGCACGAACATGCTGCTGCTCCTCTGGTATGCTGTCGTTGGAAAAGATCCTAAACAGCTCCTTCACGACCCCTCCGGTGGCTCCGATCCTCTCCGTCGCGTCCTCCTCGATCGCCAAGCTAGTCAGTATCTCAATCCCCAGAATCTGAAGCTCAGGGTGCCTGTCACCATACCTCAACACATCTCTGATGTAACCAATCGTCAAAACAATCTCGGAGATCTCCCTCCTCAGCTGCCTCCCGGCCGCCCCAGCCGTGCTCGCCAGCATCTTCAGCACCTGCATGGACAGCTTCACTGTGGCAGTCTCCGACGAAGGCCCCCTCAGCAGGCTCTCGTCCGCGTGGGCGAAGTCTATGATCTTCGGCAGCAGCCCTTTTGTGTTGCCGATCTTGCCACATATGTCATGATCACGAGCTAGCTTCTTCAAGACCTCGAGTCCTACGTTGTTGAACGACCACGGCCGGCCGTGGCCCTggcctctcttcttcttcttctcggatATCTGGTCAGTTACACGGCCATGGTCGCGTGAGCGATGCAGCAAGCAAGAGATAGACTCGAGCGCCCCTGCAATCCCGGCAATCCTCTGAGAATTATGCTTCTTGCTAGCTAGCTCGGACAAGATCTTCGCGGCGGAGTATCTgatctcttcctcttcttcatccTTCCAGTTTAACATCTCCACCAGCCTTTCCACCACAGGGAGATTGATCCCGATCTTCTGCAGGGTATCTTGGGAGAAACGCGAGCTGGTCGCGAATCTCCTCAAGATTCTTGCCCCGATGAGATTCTCATCAGGGGAGTTGGAGCTTAGAAGCTCCATGGCGAAGGAGACCATGTCCATTTTCAATCCATCGAAGACACTCCCGTTAATGCATTTTGAATATGCATCGTAAAAGAATCTCCGGATCGAAATCAGACCGGAATCTCCCAACTCACACTCTTTGTTAACGATTTCCAACAAAGAGTCGAAGGTGAGCTTCCATTCCCAATAGGCTTTCTCGAGCAGAAACAACAGAGCTTCAGATAGGGATAAAGAGTAGAATATGATCAAGGCCGATTCCCGGTTCCTTTTATCCGAATTGTCCTTCTCCATGTCCCCAAAGTCACGGTGGACGAGCTTGATCATCGACAGAACCACGCATGAAACAGCGGAAGCGAGCTGCAGCCAGTGGAGGACTCTGCTGACATTTGTTGATATAAACATCCATTTCCCGTAGGAGAGCAACGGTACCTCAG
It contains:
- the LOC121783503 gene encoding uncharacterized protein LOC121783503, with amino-acid sequence MEQLINFIIRPPRAEYNPKNDLLDEEFLLKGKWYQRKDLEVKNSRGDVLLCSHYMPVVPPEGKTLPCVIYCHGNSGCRTDACEAAVILLPSNITVFTLDFSGSGLSGGEHVTLGWNEKDDLKAVVNYLREDGNVSLIGLWGRSMGAVTSLMYGAEDPSIAGMVLDSPFSDLVDLMMELVDTYKVRLPKFTVKFAIQYMRKAIQRKAKFDIMELNTIKVAKSSFVPVLFGHAIEDDFIQPHHSDRVFDAYVGDKNIIKFEGDHNSPRPQFYFDSISIFFNNVLQPPVDEGGSTYFDLSNDYFPRGRWSTVQDLELSDELLGSPSGPPATSTEDAIRQLRSRRPMSATVVPADISSKDNQPDSEVESRSSDAQPSTSNMISLEFSRDSPHGSLGPGSVDDDEYVEYSLDMLAEFPSNVEEEERMLMVAIFESLKDSKEPSSGVGSSSPPNLEPAPKHEAEGTILQPETSSQNPPSSEAEHS
- the LOC121783495 gene encoding uncharacterized protein LOC121783495, with product MNHNSSPSESQGSVHLHIFELTNTPTTSLDTKASSATDASSSLSSARAPEKQLTLFALRLAVLEKTASGIGTLGFIWATVVLLGGFAITLDKTDFWFITIILLIEGTRIFSRSHELELQQQATWSITEAGISTFRAIKTAFSSSRTAKHRTARQLRSDWGEKRPPTRMWTSSEVPLLSYGKWMFISTNVSRVLHWLQLASAVSCVVLSMIKLVHRDFGDMEKDNSDKRNRESALIIFYSLSLSEALLFLLEKAYWEWKLTFDSLLEIVNKECELGDSGLISIRRFFYDAYSKCINGSVFDGLKMDMVSFAMELLSSNSPDENLIGARILRRFATSSRFSQDTLQKIGINLPVVERLVEMLNWKDEEEEEIRYSAAKILSELASKKHNSQRIAGIAGALESISCLLHRSRDHGRVTDQISEKKKKRGQGHGRPWSFNNVGLEVLKKLARDHDICGKIGNTKGLLPKIIDFAHADESLLRGPSSETATVKLSMQVLKMLASTAGAAGRQLRREISEIVLTIGYIRDVLRYGDRHPELQILGIEILTSLAIEEDATERIGATGGVVKELFRIFSNDSIPEEQQHVRAAAGEALAMLALESDSTCRGILKLGLNERLVTAVETPLLQVNAARILRNLFAFSGIDCFHHLKSLTAAAPTILEAIMREEGKLLEVMIGAASCMFKFMDHQESRSMFKRVGIREMDLPNRLFLILSKYQQPCIKVPSMRRYTIELAIWLMKEERENVRAFRGLGLARELESVTETTSELESFNIFSGTVGLCRHKMTMLALVESAMKLLEG